The following coding sequences are from one Alosa alosa isolate M-15738 ecotype Scorff River chromosome 3, AALO_Geno_1.1, whole genome shotgun sequence window:
- the slc12a8 gene encoding solute carrier family 12 member 8 isoform X2, with translation MLSMEDPSFSWTLTRSSAEDNNDLLNSWDGKSDSRSSYHVQELFHENAQVSQSPTQPWWKVKLFVWEPILFGTWDGVFTTCMINIFGVVLFLRTGWLVGNAGVLLGMLLVSLVVLVALVTVMSGIGVCERCRVGGGGVYSMISTVLGRRVGGTVGLLYVFGQCVAGAMYITGFSESIAEVLALQSVWVVRGISVAVLLGLLGINLAGVKWIVRLQLVLLGILAVSTLDFVIGTFSHLDPEHGFVGYSAKLLHRNLLPDYTNGETFFSVFGVFFPAATGVMAGFNMSSDLQRPEQNIPVGTLAAVCTSWFLYLVFVFLLGAICTREALHNDFLIAEKVSLVGFLFLLGLYVSSLASCMGGLYGAPRILQCIAQEKVITALGIFGHGKGANKTPVAAICFTSLLSMAFIFIGQVNTLAPIVTINFMLTYSIIDYAFFSMAMSYNLQVKRTRPLTEQHSKRKPLMATTHSSYGSDCSITKASNGTLLEFTKDMDQIFPLPSSTPAEGERSSAPGPRARGKRAKVPAKETLMDSFGLGLDSTASALKDKEEGDPMAEKVLPENDATQLQNNNSIHGKPHNLGETHTDFSPGEQYGNTDAETKPKLEEPEIRPMPNSCYAKLCNPWVALIGLLLYSTSTLEKQARVCQQVLLRSSVFSDGSDYP, from the exons ATGCTGTCCATGGAAGACCCATCTTTCTCATGGACCTTAACCAGGTCCTCTGCGGAAGACAATAATGACCTCCTGAATTCATGGGATGGCAAGAGTGACTCCAGAAGCTCTTATCATGTCCAGGAGCTTTTTCATGAAAATGCCCAG GTTTCACAGAGTCCTACACAGCCATGGTGGAAAGTGAAACTGTTTGTCTGGGAGCCCATCCTCTTCGGGACATGGGATGGTGTTTTCACCACCTGCATGATCAACATATTTGGTGTTGTTCTCTTCCTCAGAACAGGATGGCTGGTG GGCAACGCTGGTGTATTGCTCGGCATGCTGCTGGTGTctttggtggtgctggtggccctggtgacggtgatgtcagggaTTGGGGTGTGTGAACGTTGCAGAGTGGGCGGTGGGGGAGTCTATTCCATGATCTCCACAGTACTGGGACGCCGAGTTGGAGGAACCGTTGGACTTCTCTACGTGTTTGGGCAG TGTGTCGCTGGAGCTATGTACATCACAGGCTTTTCTGAGTCCATTGCCGAGGTCCTGGCCCTGCAGAGCGTGTGGGTGGTGCGTGGGATCTCCGTGGCCGTGCTGCTGGGTCTGCTCGGCATCAACCTCGCAGGGGTCAAGTGGATAGTCCGCCTGCAGCTGGTGCTGCTGGGAATACTTGCCGTGTCCACTCTGGACTTTGTTATTGGAACTTTCTCCCACCTGGATCCAG AGCATGGGTTTGTTGGGTACTCCGCAAAACTGCTGCACAGAAATCTGCTGCCAGACTATACCAATGGAGAGACCTTCTtcagtgtgtttggggtgttttTCCCAGCAGCCACAG GTGTGATGGCGGGCTTTAACATGAGCTCCGATCTCCAGCGTCCCGAGCAGAACATCCCTGTGGGAACGCTGGCGGCCGTCTGCACCTC GTGGTTCCTGTATCTCGTCTTCGTGTTCTTGCTGGGAGCCATCTGCACCAGAGAGGCCCTGCACAATGATTTCTTGATCGCTGAAAAG GTCTCCTTGGTGGGCTTCCTGTTTCTGCTGGGCCTCTACGTCTCCTCCCTGGCCTCATGCATGGGCGGCCTGTACGGGGCACCCAGGATACTCCAGTGCATCGCTCAGGAGAAAGTCATTACAGCCCTGGGCATTTTCGGACATGGG AAAGGGGCCAACAAGACTCCAGTAGCAGCCATCTGTTTTACCAGCCTGCTCTCGATGGCCTTCATCTTCATAGGCCAGGTCAACACCCTGGCCCCTATCGTCACCATCAACTTCATGTTGACCTACAGCATCATTGACTACGCCTTTTTCAGTATGGCCATGAGCTACAACCTCCAGGTCAAGAGGACAAGGCCTCTGACCGAGCAACACAGCAAGAGGAAGCCACTCATGGCAACCACCCACTCCAGCTATGGAAGCGACTGCTCCATCACGAAGGCAAGCAACGGTACGCTGCTGGAGTTCACCAAGGACATGGACCAGATATTTCCACTGCCCAGCAGCACGCCAGCCGAAGGCGAGAGATCATCTGCGCCAGGTCCCAGGGCCAGGGGCAAGAGGGCAAAGGTCCCTGCCAAGGAAACGTTGATGGACAGTTTCGGGCTGGGCCTGGACAGCACCGCCTCTGCCCTCAAGGACAAAGAGGAGGGCGATCCAATGGCAGAGAAAGTTCTGCCTGAAAATGATGCCACCCAGTTGCAAAATAATAACAGTATTCATGGGAAACCACATAACCTGGGGGAAACGCATACAGACTTCTCACCTGGAGAACAATATGGAAATACTG ATGCTGAGACCAAACCAAAGCTGGAGGAACCAGAGATTAGACCAATGCCAAACTCTTGTTACGCAAAACTTTGCAACCCCTGGGTTGCATTAATAGGA TTGCTCTTATACTCTACCTCTACATTGGAAAAACAAGCCCGGGTTTGCCAACAG GTGCTGCTGCGCAGTTCAGTTTTTTCAGATGGATCAGATTATCCCTGA
- the slc12a8 gene encoding solute carrier family 12 member 8 isoform X1, producing MLSMEDPSFSWTLTRSSAEDNNDLLNSWDGKSDSRSSYHVQELFHENAQVSQSPTQPWWKVKLFVWEPILFGTWDGVFTTCMINIFGVVLFLRTGWLVGNAGVLLGMLLVSLVVLVALVTVMSGIGVCERCRVGGGGVYSMISTVLGRRVGGTVGLLYVFGQCVAGAMYITGFSESIAEVLALQSVWVVRGISVAVLLGLLGINLAGVKWIVRLQLVLLGILAVSTLDFVIGTFSHLDPEHGFVGYSAKLLHRNLLPDYTNGETFFSVFGVFFPAATGVMAGFNMSSDLQRPEQNIPVGTLAAVCTSWFLYLVFVFLLGAICTREALHNDFLIAEKVSLVGFLFLLGLYVSSLASCMGGLYGAPRILQCIAQEKVITALGIFGHGKGANKTPVAAICFTSLLSMAFIFIGQVNTLAPIVTINFMLTYSIIDYAFFSMAMSYNLQVKRTRPLTEQHSKRKPLMATTHSSYGSDCSITKASNGTLLEFTKDMDQIFPLPSSTPAEGERSSAPGPRARGKRAKVPAKETLMDSFGLGLDSTASALKDKEEGDPMAEKVLPENDATQLQNNNSIHGKPHNLGETHTDFSPGEQYGNTDAETKPKLEEPEIRPMPNSCYAKLCNPWVALIGAFCSILIMFVIQWIYALVNILVALILYLYIGKTSPGLPTGAAAQFSFFRWIRLSLRNIGRRGQSPQDQIVVTPSLSTIGMETRQLTEENADFASRGRYHHSSFITSSDSIGRSQLK from the exons ATGCTGTCCATGGAAGACCCATCTTTCTCATGGACCTTAACCAGGTCCTCTGCGGAAGACAATAATGACCTCCTGAATTCATGGGATGGCAAGAGTGACTCCAGAAGCTCTTATCATGTCCAGGAGCTTTTTCATGAAAATGCCCAG GTTTCACAGAGTCCTACACAGCCATGGTGGAAAGTGAAACTGTTTGTCTGGGAGCCCATCCTCTTCGGGACATGGGATGGTGTTTTCACCACCTGCATGATCAACATATTTGGTGTTGTTCTCTTCCTCAGAACAGGATGGCTGGTG GGCAACGCTGGTGTATTGCTCGGCATGCTGCTGGTGTctttggtggtgctggtggccctggtgacggtgatgtcagggaTTGGGGTGTGTGAACGTTGCAGAGTGGGCGGTGGGGGAGTCTATTCCATGATCTCCACAGTACTGGGACGCCGAGTTGGAGGAACCGTTGGACTTCTCTACGTGTTTGGGCAG TGTGTCGCTGGAGCTATGTACATCACAGGCTTTTCTGAGTCCATTGCCGAGGTCCTGGCCCTGCAGAGCGTGTGGGTGGTGCGTGGGATCTCCGTGGCCGTGCTGCTGGGTCTGCTCGGCATCAACCTCGCAGGGGTCAAGTGGATAGTCCGCCTGCAGCTGGTGCTGCTGGGAATACTTGCCGTGTCCACTCTGGACTTTGTTATTGGAACTTTCTCCCACCTGGATCCAG AGCATGGGTTTGTTGGGTACTCCGCAAAACTGCTGCACAGAAATCTGCTGCCAGACTATACCAATGGAGAGACCTTCTtcagtgtgtttggggtgttttTCCCAGCAGCCACAG GTGTGATGGCGGGCTTTAACATGAGCTCCGATCTCCAGCGTCCCGAGCAGAACATCCCTGTGGGAACGCTGGCGGCCGTCTGCACCTC GTGGTTCCTGTATCTCGTCTTCGTGTTCTTGCTGGGAGCCATCTGCACCAGAGAGGCCCTGCACAATGATTTCTTGATCGCTGAAAAG GTCTCCTTGGTGGGCTTCCTGTTTCTGCTGGGCCTCTACGTCTCCTCCCTGGCCTCATGCATGGGCGGCCTGTACGGGGCACCCAGGATACTCCAGTGCATCGCTCAGGAGAAAGTCATTACAGCCCTGGGCATTTTCGGACATGGG AAAGGGGCCAACAAGACTCCAGTAGCAGCCATCTGTTTTACCAGCCTGCTCTCGATGGCCTTCATCTTCATAGGCCAGGTCAACACCCTGGCCCCTATCGTCACCATCAACTTCATGTTGACCTACAGCATCATTGACTACGCCTTTTTCAGTATGGCCATGAGCTACAACCTCCAGGTCAAGAGGACAAGGCCTCTGACCGAGCAACACAGCAAGAGGAAGCCACTCATGGCAACCACCCACTCCAGCTATGGAAGCGACTGCTCCATCACGAAGGCAAGCAACGGTACGCTGCTGGAGTTCACCAAGGACATGGACCAGATATTTCCACTGCCCAGCAGCACGCCAGCCGAAGGCGAGAGATCATCTGCGCCAGGTCCCAGGGCCAGGGGCAAGAGGGCAAAGGTCCCTGCCAAGGAAACGTTGATGGACAGTTTCGGGCTGGGCCTGGACAGCACCGCCTCTGCCCTCAAGGACAAAGAGGAGGGCGATCCAATGGCAGAGAAAGTTCTGCCTGAAAATGATGCCACCCAGTTGCAAAATAATAACAGTATTCATGGGAAACCACATAACCTGGGGGAAACGCATACAGACTTCTCACCTGGAGAACAATATGGAAATACTG ATGCTGAGACCAAACCAAAGCTGGAGGAACCAGAGATTAGACCAATGCCAAACTCTTGTTACGCAAAACTTTGCAACCCCTGGGTTGCATTAATAGGA GCATTTTGTTCTATTCTGATCATGTTTGTAATTCAGTGGATATATGCCCTGGTGAATATTTTAGTTGCTCTTATACTCTACCTCTACATTGGAAAAACAAGCCCGGGTTTGCCAACAG GTGCTGCTGCGCAGTTCAGTTTTTTCAGATGGATCAGATTATCCCTGAGGAACATAGGGAG GAGAGGACAGAGCCCTCAGGACCAGATTGTTGTGACACCTTCTTTGTCAACCATTGGCATGGAAACCCGGCAGCTGACAGAAGAAAATGCCGACTTTGCCTCCCGTGGACGCTACCACCACTCCTCCTTCATCACAAGCTCTGATAGCATAGGCCGCTCTCAGCTGAAGTGA